Below is a window of Streptomyces genisteinicus DNA.
CACAGCAGGAGCTGGACGTAGACCGGCGTCCCGCGGAAGAACCAGATGTAGAGCCACGCGACGGCGCCGGTGACCGGGTTCTTCGACAGCCTCATGACGGCGAAGAGGATGCCGAGCACCAGGCCGATCAGCATGGACAGCACGCTGATCAGCAGCGTGGCGCCCATGCCGCGGACGATCCGGTCGTCGAAGATCAGATCGCCGACCGTCCCCCAGTTCACGTCGCCCTGGGAGAACGAGTAGATCAGCGTGCCCAGCAGGGCGACGACGATCACGGCGCTGACCCAGCGCCCCCAGTGGCGGACGGGAATCGCCTTGATCTGCTCAGGGGGTGTGTACGTCCCCTTGTCGACCGCCTGGCGGGCCGGGGGCCCGTCCGCGGGGGTCTTGTCGAACTTGTCAGTCACGATGACTGCCCTTCGGTGAACGCGTGAGGCGAGGGCACCGGGATCACTTGCCGGCGTTGATGGTCGCCTCGGTCACGGCGCTGTTCGTGACGTCCCACTTCTCCAGGACCTTCTGGTACTCGCCGTTCTCGATGATCGCGTTCAGCGCGTCCTTGAGGGCGTCGCGCAACTGGGTGTTGTCCTTGTTGACGGCGATGCCGAACGGACCGGCGTCGGTCTGGCCGCCCGCGACCTCGAAGTCGTTGCCGCCACCCGCGGTCTTGGCGATGTGCGCGGCGACCGGGTAGTCGTTCAGGTCGGCCACGGCGCCGCCGGACTTCACCCGGGTCTGCGCCTCGGCGTCGGTGTCGAACGCCTCGATCGTCAGGGCGCCCTTGCCGTCCTTCTTGCAGGTCTCGGCCTGGGCCTTGAAGGTGTCGTGGTAGATGGTGCCGCGCTGCACGGCGACCTTCTTGCCGCACAGGTCGTCCAGCGACTTGATGTTGTCCGGGTTGCCCTTCTTGACCAGCAGGGAGACGCCCGAGGTGAAGTAGTCGACGAAGTCGACGCCGTCACCGGTCTTCTTCCCCGTGTCGTCCAGGCCCTCCTGGCGCGCCTTGGTGTCGCTCATGGCCGACATGACGACGTCCTGGCGGCCGGTGTTCAGCGAGGAGATGAGCCCGTCGAAGGTGCCGCTGGTGAAGACGAACTCGACGCCCAGCTCCTTGCCGAGGGCGGCGGCGATGTCGGGGTCGATGCCGACGATCTTGCCGCCCTCCTCGTACTCCATGGGCGCGTAGGCGGCGTCGGTGCCGACCTTGATCACGCCGGCCTTCTGGATGTTCTCGGGCAGCTTGTCGAACAGCGGCGCACCGGTTGCCTTGGTGCCCTCGCTCGTGGCGGTGTCCGAGCCGGAGTTGGTCTGGTCGCCACACGCGGTGAGGGTCAGGGCGCCGACGACCGCGATCGCGGCGACCGCGGTGATCCGGGACCTGGCGGCAGTGCTGCGACGGGTGGTGCTTGCGGTCATGATCGGGGTCCTCCGGCGGTGTAGAGGGGACTACGGCGAGTCGTGCACTCACCTTCGAGTGTCGCGACCTTGTGTGTTTTCGGCATCTTGCCATTCGGACTAGCCCATTCAGGGGGCCGCGCATGTCAAAATCGGGTAACGGGTGATCCCCGAACATCGGCGACGGCAGGCCTGGACCGGACC
It encodes the following:
- a CDS encoding ABC transporter substrate-binding protein, coding for MTASTTRRSTAARSRITAVAAIAVVGALTLTACGDQTNSGSDTATSEGTKATGAPLFDKLPENIQKAGVIKVGTDAAYAPMEYEEGGKIVGIDPDIAAALGKELGVEFVFTSGTFDGLISSLNTGRQDVVMSAMSDTKARQEGLDDTGKKTGDGVDFVDYFTSGVSLLVKKGNPDNIKSLDDLCGKKVAVQRGTIYHDTFKAQAETCKKDGKGALTIEAFDTDAEAQTRVKSGGAVADLNDYPVAAHIAKTAGGGNDFEVAGGQTDAGPFGIAVNKDNTQLRDALKDALNAIIENGEYQKVLEKWDVTNSAVTEATINAGK